GTGCCGCTCTGCATGGCGCCGCTCTGGGCACTGCCGATCGGTCCGCCGCTCTCCTGGCCGTTGCCGTCCTGGCCGTTCCGGGCTGCCTGTGCACCGCCGCCGTGGAACCAGTTGGTCTCCAGCGTGTCGTAGAGCGGTGTACGGCCGTCGCCGGGGTTGGTCGCCGGCGGCAGGGCCTCGGGCTGAGGCTGGGCCGGCAGGCTCGCCGCGGGCTGGCGCGGCGGCGCGAAGCCGCTGGTGCCCTGGCCCCGCTGCTGCGGAGCGGCAGGGCCCTGCTGTCCCTGGGCCGGCGGACGCTGCGCGTAGTCGGGCCGGGCGAACTGGCCGGTGGCTGACGGGTCCTGGGCGCCGGGGCGCTGCTGTCCGTAGCCGGGCCGCGCGTACTGCCCGGTGGTGTCGTGCTCCTCATGCCCGCGAGGGGCGTCCAGCGGAGGGCGCTGCGGGCCGGACGACTGCTCGCCGCCCCAGCTCACGGGCTGGGGAGGGGTCGGCTGGCCGCCGCCCCCCGGCAGTTCGGCGCGCGGTGCACCGCTCTGCGGCAGCCGACGACCGCGGTCATCACCGGCCTGGGCGCCCTGCGGGAAGCCGCCACGTCCGCGGTCGGCGGGACCGGAGTCCTGCTTGGCGAATCCGCCCTGGTCGGGCCTCCCGCCCTGGCGCGGCTCGCCGCGGTCCTGACCGGGACCGGCCGGACGGCCGCGGCCGCTGTCCCCGGCGAATGCGCTGACCGGTGCGCCGCCCTGGCGCGAGGAGTCCTGCGGGCCACCCTGCGGGGGGACCTGTGGTCCGCCCTGCGGGGCCCCGCCCGGAAGCGGCGCGCCGCCACGGCCGGGCAGAGCGGGGCGAGCGGCGGCACCGCCGCCGGAGACCTGCCCACGGGGGGCGATGGCGCCGAGCCGTCCACCGGGCGCGCTGCCCCCGCCCGGACGGCGGTTGCCGCCACCCTGGCCCGGCCCCTGCGGCGCGGGGGCACCCGGCCCGCCGGCACCCGGCTTGGCCGGAGCCTTCTTGCCGCCCTGTGCGACATCGACGGGAAGCATGACCAGCGCGGTCGTACCACCGGAGTCGGACGGACGCAACTGGATCCGGATGCCGTGCCGCAGGGAGAGGCGGCCGACCACGAACAGGCCCATGCGGCGGGACACGGAGACGTCCACGGTCGGTGGCGATGCCAGCCGCTCGTTGATCGCGGCGAGGTCCTCGGGGGAGAGGCCGATGCCGGTGTCGTGGATCTCGACCAGGACGCGGCCGTCGGGCAGCGCGTGACCGGTGACCCGGACCTTGGTCTGCGGGGAGGAGAACGACGTGGCGTTCTCCAGCAGCTCGGCGAGCAGGTGCACGAGGTCGTTGACGACGCGGCCGGCGACCTCGGTCGCGGGCACTGCGGCCAGTTCGATGCGCTCGTACTGCTCCACCTCGGAGGCCGCGGCACGGAGCACGTCGACCAGCGGAACGGGCCTGGTCCAGCGGCGGCCCGGCTCTTCACCGGCGAGGACGAGCAGGTTCTCGCCGTTGCGGCGCATACGGGTCGCGAGGTGGTCCAGCTTGAAGAGCGAGGACAGCTGGTCAGGGTCGGCCTCGCGGGACTCCAGCTCGGATATCAGCGACAGCTGACGCTGGATGAGACCCTGCGAGCGGCGCGACAGGTTGGTGAACATGGCGTTGACGTTGCCCCGCAGCAGGGCCTGCTCGGCGGCGAGGCGGACCGCCTCGCGGTGCACGTCGTCGAAGGCCGCGGCCACCTTGCCGATCTCGTCCCGGGAGTGCACACCGACGGACTCGACCTTGGTGTCGACGTCCTGCGGGTCGGACTCGGAGAGCTGCTTGACGAGCTGGGGCAGACGGTCCTGGGCGACCTTCGTGGCGGTGTCCTGGAGTCGGCGCAGCGAGCGGATCATGGACCGGGCCACGACGAAGGCGCCGACGAGCGACACACCGAGGACGAGCAGGATCAGCGCACCGTTGATGAGGGCGACCTGCTGCGACTCCTGCTTCAGCTCGCGGGCCCTGGTCTCCATCTGGCCGAGGAGGGTCTCCTCGATCTGGTTCATCGCCTGGAGCTTGGTGTCGGCCTGGTCGGTCCAGTCCAGATAGCCGCGGGGCCGGCCCTTGATGGCGCCGTTGGCGCGCAGCACCTGAGCCGCGTACTCGTCGGCCTTCGCGATCTCGGAGTTACCGGTCTTCAGCGTGCGGAGCAGGTCCTCGGCGTTCTCGCCGTACGAGGAGTAGATGTTGGAGAACGTGCGGATCTCGGCCTGCTCGCTGCTCCTGGCGTCGAAGCCGAGGAGGCGGTCGTTCTCGTTCATGTCCGGGGTGCCGGACGCGCTCTTGGGGAGCGCCGCGGCGATCACGGCGCGCTGGATCGACGCGTATTCCTTCGCGGACGAGAACGCGGCCAGGGCACGGGTCCGCTTGATCATGTCCGGGTTGCTGGTGGCCTGGGCCATGTCCTGGGACAGGCTGAGCAGCAGGTTGATCAGACGGCTGTAGCCCGCGACCGTGCCCGAGACATTGTCCTTCTCGTAGGCCTGGTTGCGCAGGTTGCTGATGGTGTGCACCTGCTGGGCGATCTGCGAGACGTTGGAGTTGATGCTCTCCAGCGCCTCGTCGCCGCTGTCGTCGGGGACGTCGTTGACGGAGCCGAGGAAGGCCAGTTTCTTCTGGTCCGTGACCTGACGCGGACGGATGATGTCGTAGTCGGAGTCGGGGGACGAGCCGTTCCTGATGGGGCCCGCCGCGTGGTCGCGCTCGTTCTGGAGTGCCTCGGCGAGAGCGGTGGCGTCGCGGGTCAGGTCGGTCAGCAGCTGCATGTGCTCCAGCTGCTCGATCTCGTTCATGGACTCGTTGATACGGAGTCCACCGAGCGTGGTCGCCGCGACGACGGGCAGCGTCAGCAGGGAGACCAGCCGCGTGCTGATGCGCCAGTTGCGCAGGGCGATGCGCGAGCCGGTGTCGGTGGGGCCTTTGCCCTTGGGCTTCGGCACGGCCTGCTCGTCGCCGCCGTGAGCCGCGCCGGGTCGGGCACCGCCCTGTGCGGTGCCGGGGCGCGCACCGCGGTCGCCGTCTTCGCCCGCCGGGGGCTGGGCCTGGTTGTGGGTGTGCCGGGGCGCGGAACCGCGGTCGTTTCCGCCGCGCGGCTCCTGCTCAGATGCAGCTTCCCCGTGGCCCTGGCGGGCCTGGGGACGCCCCATGCCATCCCTCTTGAAACGTCCCTGCACTAGCGTCGCAACCTCTGGACCAGGCGCCCCTCCGCGGACGGCGGGGCGGTGTCGGCGTGGCGGGGCGCTGCAGCGCGCCCCCGATGATGGGTCGGTGGTGACCGGCGCTTTTCCCCCTCCTCCGCCGCGACCCGGCGCTCTGTCGCGCCCTTATGCGCCGGATTGAACATGCGGCGGTGCGTGGAATTCCAACACAGTGCCCGGATCTCCAACAAGGCCCTGTATCGGGCTGTGACCTGAGTGACCTGATGTAGTGACCACGTCACAAGCCGTAGAAACCGATCGCGGAGGAAAAGGGCGTTTGCTTACGAGTCGCTTACAGGCGACGGGTGTCCCAGTCGCGATGATCAGGAGCGGAATGGCAGATTCAGTGACGCAATGTCCGTTTCATGGGGGTGGTCAAGGGGTGATTCCCTGGTCCGAAATGGCTGAATTGTCCGGGAGTTCGTGAGCAAACTCACACGTAACCCGCAGTCGAATCCGCACTTTCCCCGAGAACCGGCTGTCTAGCCTTTGGCTTTACACGGACACCCCGACCGACAAGGGCCGACAGACACGATGAAGACCATGATGTTCCGCACCATAGCCAACCCCCGGCGTACCACCCTGGTGCACCTCCAGGACGCCGGCGAGCTGAGCCCCGAGAACCAGCCGGAGCATTCGGTCGACCTCCCGATCCGGACGGCCAACCCTCGTCGCACCACCCTGATCGACGCCCCCGCGGCGATGTGAGTCCGAGCCGGTGGGCGGAAGCCCCGCCGGGCAGGCCGAGTGGCGGGCGGTGAATGCGGCAGGCCGGGTGCCTGCGCCGCGTTAGCCTGGAGCGTCAGACTCCAGCCAGCGGAAACGTGAGGGGCGCAAGGCACCCGTGCGCATCGCCAGATTCTCCATCGACGGCAATGTCGCCTTCGGCGCGGTCGAGGGCGACGGGACCGGTGACCCAGCCGGCCTCGTCCTGGACATCATCAAAGGCATTCCCTACGCCGACTTCGAGCTCTCCGGTACGAAAGTCCCGCTGAGCAAGGTCCGGCTGCTGCCGCCCGTACTCCCCAACAAGGTCGTGGCCATCGGCCGCAACTACGCGGAGCACGCGGCGGAGCTCGGCAATGAGACCCCGGACGTACCCATCGCGTTCTTCAAGCCCACCACTTCGGTGATCGGCTCCGGCGACGCCATCGAGTACCCCTCGTTCTCCCGGGAACTGCACCATGAGGCCGAGTTGGCCGTCGTCATCGGCCGGATGTGCCGCGACGTCCCGCGCGAGCGCGTCAAGGACGTGGTTTTCGGCTACACCTGCGCCAACGACGTCACCGCCCGTGACGTCCAGCAGCGGGAGAAGCAGTGGGCCCGCGCCAAGGGCTTCGACACCGCGTGCCCGCTCGGTCCCTGGGTGGAGACCGGCATCGACCTGGCCGCCGCGGGCGACCTCACCATCCAGTGCACGGTCAACGGCGAACAGCGCCAGCTGGGTCGTACGAGCGGCATGATCCGCTCCATCGAGGACCTGGTCGTCCACATCACCGAGGCCATGACGCTGCTCCCCGGAGACGTCATCCTCACCGGCACCCCCGCCGGGGTCGGCCCCCTCACCGTCGGCGACGAGGTCGCCGTCACCATCGAAGGCATCGGCACTCTCACCAACAAGGTGATCAAGCGTGGCTAACGCAGCAGTCCGCGTACGTTTCTGTCCCTCGCCGACCGGCAACCCCCACGTGGGCCTGGTCCGCACCGCCCTGTTCAACTGGGCTTTCGCCCGGCACCACCAGGGCGCCATGGTCTTCCGCATCGAGGACACCGACGCGGCGCGCGACTCCGAGGAGTCCTACGAGCAGCTGCTGGACTCCCTGCGCTGGCTCGGCCTGGACTGGGACGAGGGCCCCGAGAAGGGCGGTCCGCACGCCCCCTACCGCCAGTCGCAGCGCATGGACATCTACCGGGATGTGGCGGAGAAGCTTCTCGACGGCGGCTACGCCTACCGCTGCTACTGCACGGTCACCGAGCTGGACGAGCGCCGCGAGGCAGCCCGTGCCGCGGGCAGGCCCTCCGGCTACGACGGCCACTGCCGCGAGCTGACCGACGAGCAGAAGGCCGTGTACGAGCGCGAGGGCCGCGAGGCCATCGTCCGCTTCCGGATGCCCGACGAGCCGATCACCTTCACCGACCTGGTGCGCGGCGAGCTGACCTTCACTCCGGAGAACGTGCCGGACTACGGCATCGTCCGGGCCGGCGGCGCCCCGCTCTACACCCTGGTCAACCCGGTGGACGACGCCTTGATGGAGATCACCCACGTGTTGCGGGGTGAGGACCTGCTGTCCTCCACCCCGCGCCAGATCGCCCTGTACAAGGCGCTCATCGAGCTCGGCGTCGCCAAGGCGATCCCGGCCTTCGGGCACCTGCCGTACGTCATGGGCGAGGGAAACAAGAAGCTCTCCAAGCGCGACCCGCAGTCCTCGCTGAACCTGTACCGCGAGCGCGGCTTCCTGCCCGAGGGCCTGCTCAACTACCTGTCCCTGCTCGGCTGGTCGTTCTCCGCCGACCAGGACGTCTTCTCGATCTCCGAGATGATCGAGCGGTTCGAGATCGCGGACGTCAACGCCAACCCGGCCCGCTTCGACCTCAAGAAGGCCGAGGCGATCAACGCCGACCACATCCGCCTGCTCGACGTGAAGGCCTTCACCGGGGCCTGCGAACCCTGGCTGAAGGCCCCGTACGCCAACTGGGCGCCCGAGGAATTCGACCAGGCCGCGTGGGAGGCCATCGCCCCGCACGCGCAGACCCGGCTCACGGTCCTGTCGGACATCACCGCCAACGTCGACTTCCTGTTCCGCCGGGAACCGGTCGAGGACGAGGCGTCCTGGCAGAAGGCGATGAAGGAGGGTTCGGACGCGCTGCTGAGCACAGCCCGCCAGCAGCTGGAGGCCGCCGACTGGTCCAGCCCCGAGTCGCTCAAGAACGCCGTCCTCACCGCGGGTGAGGAGCACGGTCTCAAGCTGGGCAAGGCACAGGCGCCGGTCCGTGTCGCGGTCACCGGCCGCACGGTGGGGCTCCCGCTGTTCGAGTCCCTGGAGATCCTGGGCAAGGAGCGCACCCTGGCCCGGATCGACGCGGCGCTGGCGAAGCTCTCCTCGTAGCAGGCGCAGCACGCGTGAGACCCCCAGGGCGTTTCACGGAGCGGGGCGGCAGCCATGACGGCTGCCGCCCCGCTCCCGTGCTGTCGGCGGAGCCGGAGGAACCGGCTCGGCCCCGGCGCATGGCCCCCGGGCGTGGCCCGGCCGAGCGGCGGCGGACGCCCGGTCGCGGCGGGTCCGTGCGGGGGCGGAGCGGGTGCTCCCGGGCTCCGGTGCGCAGCGCCTCTCCTTGCCAGGACCTGTGCCGCGCGGCTGCCTGCCGGCGGGGAGCCGCGCTAGGGTCGGAATCGTGACTGTGAAAGCCGTGGTGTGGGACATCGACGACACGATCTTCGATTACACGGGCGCCGACACCGCGGGGCTGCGGCGGATGCTCGACGCGGAGGGGCTGCCGCACGGCTACCTGTCGGCGGACGAGGCCCTGCGGCGCTGGCGGGAACTCGCCGATCGGCACTGGGCGCGCTTCGCCGCCGGCGCGGTCGACTTCCAGGGACAGCGGCGTGATCGTGTCCGCGACTTCCTCGGCAGGCCGCTGAGCGATGCCGAGGCCGACGACTGGTTCGGGCGGCATGTCGTGCACTACGAGGCGGCCTGGGCGCTCTTCCCGGACTTCCTGCCCGCGCTCGACCGGTTGAGCGGTACGCACCGGCATGCCGTCCTGTCGAATTCGTCGATCCACAACCAGGACCGCAAACTGCGCGCACTCGGGGTGCGGCATCGTTTCGAGGCGGTCCTGTGCGCCGTGGAGCTGGGCGTGTCCAAGCCCGATGCCGCAGCCTTCCTCGCCGTCTGCGGCGCGCTCGGGCTGCCGCCTGGGGAGGTCGCGTACATCGGGGACCACCCGGACATCGACGCCCGCGGAGCCGTCGAAGCGGGGCTGACCGGCATCTGGCTGGACCGGTCGGGACGGGGCGGCCGGCCCGAGCTGACTCGGATCGCGGCGCTGGACGAGCTCCCCGGGCTGCTGTGCGCGGATACCCGTTTTGGAGCGCCGTCCACCTTCGGGTAATGTTCTTCCTGCGCCGAGGGAAGCGGGCCGAAAGCCAAGGACCGGAAGCGCACCCAACCGAATGAAACCCCCGCAGGGGGGTTGAATTTTGATGGCCTATGGTGTAATTGGCAGCACGACTGATTCTGGTTCAGTTAGTCTTGGTTCGAGTCCAGGTAGGCCAGCTCGCAGAGCTCATCTGCAAAGCCCCCGTTGTGTAGCGGCCTAGCACGCTGCCCTCTCAAGGCAGTAGCGCCGGTTCGAATCCGGTCGGGGGTACAGATCCATCCTGCTGGATCATCCGGGTCGCTCCCGATGATCCAGCGGTGACATCATTCGGCTTTCGTCGGATGGGATCGCTAGGGCCCCCGTTGTGTAGCGGCCTAGCACGCTGCCCTCTCAAGGCAGTAGCGCCGGTTCGAATCCGGTCGGGGGTACTGGTCTACATCACCATGGCCTATGGTGTAATTGGCAGCACGACTGATTCTGGTTCAGTTAGTCTTGGTTCGAGTCCAGGTAGGCCAGCTCGCAGAGCTCATCTGCAAAGCCCCCGTTGTGTAGCGGCCTAGCACGCCGCCCTCTCAAGGCGGTAGCGCCGGTTCGAATCCGGTCGGGGGTACAAGACCAGGAGGCCCTCCCCTAACGGGGAGGGCCTCCTGGTCTGCGTGGGTGGCTCGATCAGCCGAAG
This DNA window, taken from Streptomyces sp. SCSIO 30461, encodes the following:
- a CDS encoding nitrate- and nitrite sensing domain-containing protein is translated as MGRPQARQGHGEAASEQEPRGGNDRGSAPRHTHNQAQPPAGEDGDRGARPGTAQGGARPGAAHGGDEQAVPKPKGKGPTDTGSRIALRNWRISTRLVSLLTLPVVAATTLGGLRINESMNEIEQLEHMQLLTDLTRDATALAEALQNERDHAAGPIRNGSSPDSDYDIIRPRQVTDQKKLAFLGSVNDVPDDSGDEALESINSNVSQIAQQVHTISNLRNQAYEKDNVSGTVAGYSRLINLLLSLSQDMAQATSNPDMIKRTRALAAFSSAKEYASIQRAVIAAALPKSASGTPDMNENDRLLGFDARSSEQAEIRTFSNIYSSYGENAEDLLRTLKTGNSEIAKADEYAAQVLRANGAIKGRPRGYLDWTDQADTKLQAMNQIEETLLGQMETRARELKQESQQVALINGALILLVLGVSLVGAFVVARSMIRSLRRLQDTATKVAQDRLPQLVKQLSESDPQDVDTKVESVGVHSRDEIGKVAAAFDDVHREAVRLAAEQALLRGNVNAMFTNLSRRSQGLIQRQLSLISELESREADPDQLSSLFKLDHLATRMRRNGENLLVLAGEEPGRRWTRPVPLVDVLRAAASEVEQYERIELAAVPATEVAGRVVNDLVHLLAELLENATSFSSPQTKVRVTGHALPDGRVLVEIHDTGIGLSPEDLAAINERLASPPTVDVSVSRRMGLFVVGRLSLRHGIRIQLRPSDSGGTTALVMLPVDVAQGGKKAPAKPGAGGPGAPAPQGPGQGGGNRRPGGGSAPGGRLGAIAPRGQVSGGGAAARPALPGRGGAPLPGGAPQGGPQVPPQGGPQDSSRQGGAPVSAFAGDSGRGRPAGPGQDRGEPRQGGRPDQGGFAKQDSGPADRGRGGFPQGAQAGDDRGRRLPQSGAPRAELPGGGGQPTPPQPVSWGGEQSSGPQRPPLDAPRGHEEHDTTGQYARPGYGQQRPGAQDPSATGQFARPDYAQRPPAQGQQGPAAPQQRGQGTSGFAPPRQPAASLPAQPQPEALPPATNPGDGRTPLYDTLETNWFHGGGAQAARNGQDGNGQESGGPIGSAQSGAMQSGTGRQPAVPQQSTGRPVPPRRPAAEPASPVGLPGQADRHQASGSGAGSEWRPSPNDDLVRQAERVRRPAAGGITTSGLPRRVPRANLVPGTAQEAPQQAAGPQVSRAPDDVRGRLTNLRRGIQQGRQAGGSGNTGSHDLGPSHQQER
- a CDS encoding fumarylacetoacetate hydrolase family protein; the protein is MRIARFSIDGNVAFGAVEGDGTGDPAGLVLDIIKGIPYADFELSGTKVPLSKVRLLPPVLPNKVVAIGRNYAEHAAELGNETPDVPIAFFKPTTSVIGSGDAIEYPSFSRELHHEAELAVVIGRMCRDVPRERVKDVVFGYTCANDVTARDVQQREKQWARAKGFDTACPLGPWVETGIDLAAAGDLTIQCTVNGEQRQLGRTSGMIRSIEDLVVHITEAMTLLPGDVILTGTPAGVGPLTVGDEVAVTIEGIGTLTNKVIKRG
- the gltX gene encoding glutamate--tRNA ligase, which produces MANAAVRVRFCPSPTGNPHVGLVRTALFNWAFARHHQGAMVFRIEDTDAARDSEESYEQLLDSLRWLGLDWDEGPEKGGPHAPYRQSQRMDIYRDVAEKLLDGGYAYRCYCTVTELDERREAARAAGRPSGYDGHCRELTDEQKAVYEREGREAIVRFRMPDEPITFTDLVRGELTFTPENVPDYGIVRAGGAPLYTLVNPVDDALMEITHVLRGEDLLSSTPRQIALYKALIELGVAKAIPAFGHLPYVMGEGNKKLSKRDPQSSLNLYRERGFLPEGLLNYLSLLGWSFSADQDVFSISEMIERFEIADVNANPARFDLKKAEAINADHIRLLDVKAFTGACEPWLKAPYANWAPEEFDQAAWEAIAPHAQTRLTVLSDITANVDFLFRREPVEDEASWQKAMKEGSDALLSTARQQLEAADWSSPESLKNAVLTAGEEHGLKLGKAQAPVRVAVTGRTVGLPLFESLEILGKERTLARIDAALAKLSS
- a CDS encoding HAD family hydrolase, with translation MTVKAVVWDIDDTIFDYTGADTAGLRRMLDAEGLPHGYLSADEALRRWRELADRHWARFAAGAVDFQGQRRDRVRDFLGRPLSDAEADDWFGRHVVHYEAAWALFPDFLPALDRLSGTHRHAVLSNSSIHNQDRKLRALGVRHRFEAVLCAVELGVSKPDAAAFLAVCGALGLPPGEVAYIGDHPDIDARGAVEAGLTGIWLDRSGRGGRPELTRIAALDELPGLLCADTRFGAPSTFG